The DNA window AAGGATGAAGTTTTAGTGTCAACTTTGAACCCCTTCTTACAGAACAAGGTAAATAGAGCTTTTGTGCTGGGTTTTGTGGTGCTCCTGTTACCTGCCGGATCTCACTGCACTGTCAATTTTTATCTTAACTTTATAGTGCAAGAAATGACTGAAGGTGACTGATCTTTGTATCAGTGGGCCACATATTATAGGGAGGGAAAGtttaatctgtttttcatttacaaCCGAATTTTGAGTGTTACAAGTTATAAGTCTGAAACTCTGATctaggtcttttccagcctaaaaatAGGCTTGTAGATTGAGCAGGCAAAGTGGGTTTGCAGGAGAGGGTGGAAGGACAAAAGAGGAAGCCTGGTAGGTCCAGATACGTAGGTTGGTCCAAGGCTGGTTTTGCAGTGAGCCCTGAATTTAGTTTGGGAAGGACTTTATTTCCATAACCAACTAAACGCGTGAAAATATAATTcccttttttttggtgatttgTTGTTTTGCAGGTCAACAGCTTCGACATAAGCAACGTGTCCCACAACCACGCTCGAGCTGTGCTTTCCCAGCCGTGCTCGGTGCTGCACCTCACCGTGCTGAGAGAGAGGAGGTTCGGCAGCCGCACGCACAACCACGCCGACGGCACCGGCTCCCTGCGGGAAGACAGCTTCCAAGTGACGCTCCATAAACGCGACTCCAGCGAGCAGCTTGGCATTAAACTTGTACGCAGAACGGATGAGCCAGGAGTTTTTATTCTTGACCTTTTGGAAGGGGGGTTGGCTGCTCAAGACGGCAGGCTCTGCAGCAACGACCGTGTACTTGCAATTAATGGACATGACTTGAAGCATGGGACACCTGAGCTTGCTGCTCAGGTTATACAGGTAATTTCCATTCCCTACCTGAGTCCTTAGCTCAGCTTTGTTTCTTGGGCAAAGTCTTGGGTAGAGTCTGTCCCGGACAGAACAGCTTGTGTAACACCTAAAAGCCTGCAGCGATGCAATTTGCTGTGATTTATGTTCTGGAAATCATAGTGCAAAACAGGGTCTGCTTTGGCACCTAGCAGATGAGCTTCACCTCTCTCAGAAGTGAAAAGTGCGTTAGTCTTCCCTGGCATACAGCCTGAAGGTTAGAAAACTGCTCATGTGAGCAAGGAGAGTACCGCGTAGCTATCActtagcagcaaaaaaaaagaggattattattattattatatttatgcACGTACTGTAGTTTTAATCTCTCAGTAAGCTCTATAAAAGTGGGCTTTGTTTTGTGTTGATTTGCTTATGCATGGAATTGGGGTTAAAACAGGAAAGTGACTTTTTTCAGACTTCGTAGAGGCAACAGGTagctgctgggaagggaaaaaataggTCTTCCATGAGTCCCATGCAGTAAAACTCATTTTCCGAGCGTTCAAGAAAGAGCTATTCGCAATGCCTGGCTCTGCTCTGGACACAAATATTACCCAAAGCTTGATGCAGTGTGACATACGACCCTTCCCTGTTCCTACAGGAAAACCTTTACTCTGTGCCTTTCTCCCGGTCTGTAAGGAAACAGCTGCAGCACATTGCTGCTTCCTGCTGATGGGATGTTGATGAAAATTGCTTTGGTTTTAGGAAAGTTGGAATAGACCAGTAGTAGGTTCTTGCAGTCTAGTGCAGTCATCTTTGCTTAACCCAGCACCACGCAGAGAACTCCGATAAAAAGGAGTAGTAAATATTTGTTTCAGGAATCATTTCAAGAGCTTCCCTTGCAGTTAAAGGAAAATAACAACGAGCATGGGAATTGTAATTCCAGTTTCCCAGGTTTTGGATACAGTGAAGTGGTCAGAATTTTACAATTTTACCTCTATCTATTGAGGTGTGGTTTTGCAGCAGTTGATGTTTTATTTAACATCTGGTAACGGAGTCTCCTGATACTCCCCAAACTCCAGAATTTGATGGTCTGCTCATATGTAACATCTTTCTTGGAAGTCTCTTTGGGAAGCACCAGCAGTGTTCAGATCTGCAGACCCTAGAGCCATCACATgggcatttcttcttttttattgctaCACGTTGCAGAAGTTCACAGAGGCTGCAAATGGAATTGGGTGATTTTTAGTGTTTGAAGCTTCATAACACAAAGTGAGAAACGGTCCTTTCGGCAAAGGATTTCCACCAGATGTAAATGTAATATCAGAAGCAAAGGAGGAGTGTTAATAACCCCTCCGTTCTGGGGGGAATTACAGCAAGAAGCAAGTAAGGGACAGTGCAGTCCAGACAGTTTGTGGCACCCCCAGGAACTGGAAAACAAGTTCTGCTCTTGTCTTGCTTCATATTTCATCAtacattttttcctccctctctgctaATAATATCCTAACAACTTTGTTCCTGTGTTTTATATATTCAACAGGCTAGTGGGGAGAGAGTGAATTTGATCATCTCTAGACCCCTGAAGTCACAGACAGTCAGTATTATCCGAGACACCGGGACTCACAACAGCAACCCCCACCAACACCAGTCCCAGCAGCTGTTTCACAGCAGACCTAACTCACATAAGGTTGGTGTTTCTCCTTCCAAGAGGTATAAATACCATTTTACTCATGTGATGGTCTAAGTGTGGGGGAGGGCAAGACTGGAAGAAAGGGTTATACCTTCTTTTttacctacttaaaaaaaaaaataatggtgccGACTTCCAAGACTTCCAAGTACTCAAGTCCTGCATCATGTCTGGAGTGGGAACAAAAGATATGCAAcagcttttcagtattttcctgGATTTGCTGACTGCAATAAAAGAGGCAAGTTCTCTGATCTCATACAGCTGTAGTTGTTAGACCTTGTCTAAGACACATGTGACTCATGTGTTACTGCTGCGTAGGAGAGCTGTCTTTCAAGCACGTTATTTTTTTGTTGCCGCTGTGCTGGCTGCAACCAGCAAGGACAGGAGATGTGGTGCACACCATCCAGCATATAAAGAGCATGTTGGAAGGATGTGTCATCTCCTCCGTGAGCCAGCGGCGCTGGCTGCAAGACTGCTGAGTTCTGCAGCGTCaagcagggagggaaaggcagaATGAAGAGACTTTCATGAAGCTAGTGTCAAATTACCTGGAAGACCTGCAGAAATAAAGCCTTTGCTTGAGATGTTCTTGTAGTTAGAAAAATATGACTTCTCACTGTGGAGAAGTTGATTTTGTGAAATAATTGTCATGCCGACCGTGTCAACCGAGCCACCTTGCCTCCTGTCCACTCTGTTGGCATCGCTGTTTAACGTCATACTTCTGTTGGGAGGATTTACATGTGTTgatagtattttcttttaaaagtttgggtaatttcagaaaagaacaaGTGAGGCTTTAGGAAGCTTGTTTGCCTCCTGAGGGACAAAGGTGAGGTTCCTGAATACAGTTAGTGACTGTTAGTACTTGCCACAGTTTTAGGCCCTATCAACACAATGATAATTAGAGCTTGAACCCACTTTCCATCTCCTAGCATGGGTTGTGTTCATATCACAGTTCCAAAGTTGATCCACTGGCTGAGCTGATTTCTCTTACATATCAATGCCATCCCTGGGCTCTTTCAGAGTGGGAAGCCCCACGTAACCACGAGTGGACATTGCCCGTGTTTCATACCATTTATCTTTGCCTCTCTCTCATTAACCTGCAGTTGGCTTAGAAGTCTTGTGgcttaaaaaatgtttatataatTGCATGGCACCAGCCAGTTAGTCCTAAAGCCTGAAGACTTAAGAAGGAGCTGTCTTTATAAACTATGGTATGTATACATATAGCTACATAAGTTATTAAGATGTATATGCGAGGAACAGAGTCAGTCAGAGGGAGCATATGGCATTGGAAGTCGAAGAAAGCAGTGTAGCCATTTCCAAGAGAAGGCAGGGGAATAAATAAGTATTTGTAGTTGGAAGAATCTCCCAGGctatttcttctgttattttggATTCCTTGCAAATATTCTGTTGATTTAAGATGCTACTACAGGCGTATGTGCTATGGTTTGAATGTGTCACTAAATATCCTGAAGAGATAGGGCTTCAGCAAATAAAATATGCTTTGATTCAGGTTTAGATCCTTTTGATGGGGCAAAACTAACTACAGGCTAAACTTTGTAATTCAGGtgttagaaaatgaaatacaggatCTCTTCTTGCTTCAAGTTTGGGTCTTTGTTGTAATCATTAGGGAGTCTGCACAAGGCACCCGTTACCAGCACGTCGCATTGATTGGCCTTAGTTACTTGGTGCTCAGGGAGATTCTACATACTAGCTGGGAAAGAAAACATGATGTAGAAGGGCTTTAAATGGTCTTTCTTTGTCATCATGAAAACACACGTGTTTTCATTTCTTAGGAGCATCTTTATAGTTCTGGGCCATATTCTCCTGACAAATGAGCTAATGCTGATGTTCACCAAGACAGCAAAagatttgtttctggtttgtgtCCACTCTTTTGACCATATGGTTTTGTAGTGCAGTCCTAAAATTTAGCCTATTCCAGTGTAGGATGATAAGAACAACTGGGGTGAGATTTTCAACATGGGCTTTCATAaactttctgtctgtctgtgtttAAGTATCTacatgagtgggtttttttgggttgggttgggttgtgtggggttttttttcctgacctggaGGAAATCCAGCTGAAGCTGATTTGCACTACTAAGTCCTTTTAAGCCATTCTGTTAAAGTGCCAAAGTATACCTTTGGGGTGTATTTAGTtgtgttttgttggtgttttttttttaagttttaacaaTGTTATTTATCCTTGTCAAACAGGATCTCTCCCAATGTGTTACATGCCAAGAAAAGCACATTACTGTGAAAAAAGAGCCACATGAATCTCTGGGAATGACAgtggcaggaggcagaggcagcaaaaGTGGCGAACTGCCCATCTTCGTGACAAGTGTACAGCCTCACGGGTGTCTGGCAAGAGACGGCAGGATTAAACGAGGTGGGGCTTGGCTTTCCTGGTGGCACGGGTGGCCTTTGATTGCTGTTTGacgatgtgctggttttggctgggacagagttaattttcttcgcaGTAGCTAGtccggggctgtgttttggatttgtgctggaaacagtgttgatgacaGAGGGATGTTgtggttcctgctgagcagggctcacacagagccaagggctttgctgcttctcaccccgtcagcgagcaggctgggggggcacaagaaattgggaggggacacagccaggacagctgaccccaactgacccaagggatattccagaccatacgacatcatgctcagtatatgaaactggaggaagaaggaggaagggggatgttgggagtgatggcgtttgtcttccccagtccccgttaggcgtgatggagccctgctgtcctggagatggctgaactcctgcccatgggaagtggggaacggagtccttgttttgcttttcttgcgtgcgcagcttttgccTTCCCTATTAAACCGTCTCTATCTCAACTCacgaattttctcacttttactctcctgattctctcccccatcccactgtgggggagcgagcgagcgagcgagcgagcggctgcgtggggcttggttgccagctggggttaaaccacgacagtcgaGTACGTGCTCTGGAGTCAGGTGGTGTCAAAAGTCTTTTCACAGATGTAGGGAAGCGCTGGTGGATACTTTCCTTCGTGTTTCAATAATGGAAATAGAGTATTTGGTATCACACTTCCACCTTTTTGAGGAAAGGGATGTTTAGAGAGCGATAGCAGGGGAAGCGGATAAGACCAGGGAATGTCTGGCTAAATTCTTTAAAGCTGACGGTAATCCCCTGAGCTGAGGCTCTGGTGTGACGCTTTGCCCTGTAGGGCACGCATCCTGTTTTTGCGTTTGGTTTGGTGGGCTGGGCCCCGTCTCTCCCTccgaggaatctctgctcctcaGTATAATCTCCAAACAGCAGGGGTTCTCCGATGACAGGCCACAGCTCACCCCTGCTAATTTTACCCCCAAAGCAACGTCATTGCTGACCCTGGTTCCTGAATGCTTTCTTACCCTTCGGGACGGCTTGGGTTTGCCAGTCTTCAGGGGTGCCACAGCACCCACCCGTGTTCCTCAGCTTTGCAGAAGGGAACCGGGAGGTGGAGGTTAGCCCCGGTGTAGGTGAAGGCAGTCCTGCCTGATCGATAGCTAAGCATTTGATGATTAAAACATGTTGTGCCGTATGTGCGAAACAAAGGCTGCCTATGGGATCTCTGCGATTCAGAGTTCGCAGAATTACGGATTGTTTTAggaaagaaattcaggaaaaacaaCTTCACAGattgcaaatttaaaaagaacagtgTGGGAGCATCCTTATAGGCTTCTGAGAGAGGGAGATTTACACCCACATGCCAACGGGTacgctttctttttctgtactacTGTGAAAAACACACTTGATGGAAGAATCACAATTGCTTTTTCATTGTGTACCATTAAAGTAggcacagcagcaacaaaagtGATTTCAAGTTAAGCTGCACCTCAACTTCAGGTTTCTCTGGgaggaaaaagcttttaaaaaatgagtctCATTCCAAATGTGACCCAGGTGTTCACACTTTTGCTTTGGTTCTTCTGGTTTTCAGCAGTAAGTGAGACATTGTGTGGAAGAGGAGATTGTCACTGCTTGGACAGTAAATAACATTATTGTTTTCACcttgaggcttttaaaaaatattctgacataaaataacataaaaatcatGGCAATTTTTTTTAGTGGCTTTGACTCTTTCCAGATTATCTATGTAGACATGCTCGCCCTTTCTTCTAATGGACCGGGTTTCGTAGCAACCTTTCCAGtagtttttaattgcattttgttctcccaagtaacaagttaGAAAAAGCAGATGACCTAAAACACTCTGTGGAGACTCACTTATCTACAAGAGTTGGTTATTTTTTGGTGCCTGTATTGTTCCTTCCAtcatccttccctcccttttaAAGTTAGAGTGGACCTATGATCCACCCCTGGAAACAATTATGTAGTGGCATCAGCAATAGCAGTTGCGGATGAGATGATGAGGTGCTTAGGTAATTTCTATCTCAAATTTTCAGGGCGATATACCATAGAAGCCGCAGCATTTGATGTGTTATGCGGAAATAAATGATACTGATCCAGCTTAATAGTTCAATACGTTAATGTTTCAAACTGACGGTATAAGGCTTCAGAGCTATTCACGTTCCCAGGCTGTTAGTTCAGACTGTCTCAGCTccaaaaaatacagtattaaatgAAACCCTGGCGTGGGAGGTGCTGTCGGTAGAAAGGACTCTGACGGACTGATGTGTTCTCACTTGCGCCTTCGTACAGGTGATGTGCTGCTGAACATCAACGGCATCGATTTGACTAACCTAAGTCACAGCGAGGCCGTGGCCATGCTGAAAGCAAGTGCTGCCTCTTCGGTAGTTGCCCTGAAAGCCCTGGAAGTCCAGATTGTAGAAGAACAGCCCCAGGCTAACGAAGAGCAATTGAGTACCATCAGTGAAAATGAATACGACGCCAGCTGGTCACCATCGTGGGTGATGTGGCTGGGACTTCCAAGGTATGGAATTAATTGATAAAGTAATTAGTTACCTGTTTTAAGCTAAGTccgagagagagagaaaagcagagaccTTATTAGTTGCAGCACATCTGCCCTTATTTCTGCCTGCCTGACCATCTCGGCTATATTCGGTCGGCAGTGTGCTTACACAGCGGACTGCGAACGGGAGCAATGTCTCCTTAGGAAACTGGAAGATGAATAGACTTGGTTTCTCTCTTCACAAACCGTAGTAATCACCCATGTGGATTCTTCTCATTGAACACAAGTCATCTTTTCTATCGTTTAACCTTATCGTATCTTTCTGAATATCTAAAACCAGAGAGATTATTAATAAAAACACAAAGTATATACCCACATGTCTCTTTGCTAATCTGCTACCTAAATTTACGAGGCCAAATACATAAGTTTAGAATATTGAACCAGACTTGCCATTCTGACTGACTCTTGACATGGGTCTCTTGCACAGGGAGGAGCCTGTAGTTACAAATCcccctgtggtttttttcaagaacCCACTACCATCTCTGCCAAACACAAAAACCCTTCACGATTTGCAGCGAGTTCCCTCCTCTTGACTAATCTGCAGTCTGCTAGACAtcattgtgtttcatttttactcttccattTTTCACTCTCTTGTGGCTACAGCTGTAAGCTCATTCCCGCGTTGCTCACTATCAAGAAGAGCTCCCGCCACAGCAAATAGTGTTGTTAACTTCAGTCAGGGCACGCAGGTTAATTCCTCTCCCTCTGATAGAGTTACCAGGCTCAGGTCTGTAGTTTAAGcataaaacaacaacaagaaccaGGCGTACCGGTAGCAGAATTGCAGCTGAAGATAACAGAAACATGTATTGGCCCTCCAAAGATTTCACGCTTCTTCTGAGTTTTACTGTCAATTAATTTCTCTTCTATTCAAGTATTAATGAGTTACCTAATTTCAACAAACAGCTCTCAGTTTTGGTAAATGTACTTCCTTTCCATGCTTCAGCAGTGGTTTATTGCTTAGATACTACAGCTGCCCATGCGTGGCTCCTAAAGTTATGCTGTGTGTTGTGCTGCTATTCATTAAAGGAGTGTTGTACCTCAGTAAAGAACTTGGCATCTTTTTTACCCAAAAGTTCATTtctgtggtgttgggtttttttaattacagtcatTGCCAACTTCATTGGCAACAGTTAATTTTCAATGGGGGAGGTAACATACACCAGTACAGTTAGTGAAGCATGATCTGAATTATTTACGATCTGTGTAATAAAATGGTTAATCGTTTACATTTTCATTACTGGTGATGCATCAGTTCAGAGATAGTGAAGATGATGCATGGATTTTTAGACCTTTACTTAAAGACTGGGGCTGGAAGAAAAAGGCACTGCATTTTTGACTTGCAAACTAAACGCATCAGGTATCCATTTTCCACCCACGTTCTTGCCACCTGTGAAATCCCTAAAATGCCATGCTATTACTGTCAGTTTACAGAGTTAACTGCGTTTAAGTAATTATTCTAGCACTGCGTTATTTCTTTCATGACACTTTTCTGTCTCaagattgtggggttttttggtaatgGGTTTGAATATTGCAAAATTACTCTGGGAACAGAAGTCTAATCAACATCCCTCCCCGTCTCTTCCACGCTTAGCACAGTGGTAATGAGGAGGCAGCAGGTGTTGTTCGTACAATAAAAATATCTATATGTGGTATACATGGCTTTTTCTCTCGCTGTCCTGTGCTTCCATTCCACAGCTGCCTACATAGCTGCCATGACGTAGTACTGCGGCGGAGCAATTTAGGGAGCTGGGGTTTCAGCATCGTCGGTGGCTACGAGGAGAACCACACGAACCAGCCTTTCTTCATTAAAACGATTGTTCTTGGAACTCCTGCGTACTTCGATGGAAGATTAAAGTAAGCTaaaataatactactaataatcaACACTTTTAAATAATTAGGTGCTGGCGCAACTAACCGCTTAAGGAAATATACTGTAGCGTCTTGCGCTGGGGGGATCGCGCAGCCCGGTAGTGCTTTGCCTCCCAGTGAGTGTGATGCTGGGAAGCACGGGGTGTttctgctggggaaggggtgtCTGTCAGAGGTGATGCTTGTGCTGGCACCGCTGCCATCTCCCGtcttcctccccagctgcagtgctcATGTCACCTGCTGTCTCCGTCTGCCTGTTGAACGCTTCTTTAGGCCAAGAGACATTGCAAAATGTTTACGTGCAGATCTGGCTAGTTCGtaacatttttgtcttcctaGAGGACAGCTGAAAAATTAGAACTTATTTCTGTAAAGTGGGGAAAACTGCTTTATCCTTTCATATAGCCTTCTGAAGCCACTGGTGGAAACTCTGGTACTGAAGATGGGTGCTGCTGCTTTAATGGAAAAGCAAGAAAGTAGATGAAAAAGTCAGCACCTCCAAAAAGATCATGTCCCCATGTCAGTGCCCCGAGAGTCATTAGTTGGCAGGAAAAACACTGATAAATGAGGCAAGTTCAGGGGCCCCCAAGATGGGGAGAGCTGGAACATTTGCCCtacaaggagaggctgggggagctgggctcgctcagcctggagcagagataTCTTCGGGGTCACCGAACAGCCCCTTCGAGTTACTTGCAGAGCAAGAGGAAGGGGGGAAACGGGCACAAGTTGAACAAAAGGGTGGGACTGGTTATAAGGAGAAAGTGTTGACCCATGGGGACGGTCAGGCagcggcacaggttgcccagtctctgtccttggaggtttctGGATAAATCCCTGAGCAACCGGGTCGGATCTCACagctgaccttgctttgagcGGGAGGTGGGACTAGGGACCTCCTGAGGACCCCTCTGACCTTAAAGATTAATATGATTCTACTTGCGTGT is part of the Accipiter gentilis chromosome 19, bAccGen1.1, whole genome shotgun sequence genome and encodes:
- the LNX2 gene encoding ligand of Numb protein X 2 isoform X3: MGTTGDDMASVEQNASLNPLCFECGQQHWTRENHLYNYQNEVDDDLVCHICLQPLLQPLDTPCGHTFCYKCLRNFLQEKDFCPLDRKRLHFKLCKKSSILVHKLLDKLLVLCPFSSVCQEVMQRCDLAAHLKNRCPGASHRRVALERRKTSKLQAEAEGESGPGGTEHPSSLSTDADQGIVPAEQSFTSPALPAWTDEPGIDNPPFEESTVADTNQQPPTLPEGEITTIEIHRSNPYIELGISIVGGNETPLINIVIQEVYRDGIIARDGRLLAGDQILQVNSFDISNVSHNHARAVLSQPCSVLHLTVLRERRFGSRTHNHADGTGSLREDSFQVTLHKRDSSEQLGIKLVRRTDEPGVFILDLLEGGLAAQDGRLCSNDRVLAINGHDLKHGTPELAAQVIQASGERVNLIISRPLKSQTVSIIRDTGTHNSNPHQHQSQQLFHSRPNSHKDLSQCVTCQEKHITVKKEPHESLGMTVAGGRGSKSGELPIFVTSVQPHGCLARDGRIKRGDVLLNINGIDLTNLSHSEAVAMLKASAASSVVALKALEVQIVEEQPQANEEQLSTISENEYDASWSPSWVMWLGLPSCLHSCHDVVLRRSNLGSWGFSIVGGYEENHTNQPFFIKTIVLGTPAYFDGRLKCGDMIVAVNGLSTVGMSHSALVPMLKEQRNKVTLTVICWPGSLI